Within the Pecten maximus unplaced genomic scaffold, xPecMax1.1, whole genome shotgun sequence genome, the region TGGGTATTCCAATCAAAATGTCTTATGTTCGTCCAAATACTCAAGTTTACCATGGTTTCTGTGAGGCATGTCTCAATACCATTGATCGAGGGTCTATCTCAGATTAGAAACATGGTCTGTATCCAATCAAAATAGGCATGCAAAACGTATTGTGTTAGAATTTCGTTTATATAAACATCTCATCAGTAAATTGAATATGTTCAATGTGttaaaatgaatacaaataGTGGTGAGAAAATAAACAGATATCCGACAGAAAGTTGAgtatttccttttctttttattcttttcacacatataaacagtaCACTACATGACTGTGTGTATATATTCCCAAGCACAGATAAAACCTAGACTCATCCAGAAGTctttattcaaaacaaaatgtagatTATTTTTAATATCGTTCTTGTGTATAGGTCATCAATGCAATGAAGCGAGGCAACTTTTGGATATCCTTTATTAGACAATTGTGTACTGACTATTAGGTGTActtcatattgttttaatgcCTGAACATTGATACAATAACCAAAATATCACGTTTTATACAAAAGCAAGACTGTGTACAACAAAGGTCTATGTTCCTCTCATGATCCCAATTACATATACATCAAACcaaacattttaaacacaagCGTACACGCGATTTTACCAAgcaaacaaatgtatataataaatttaGCTTTATAACCACAtcttatgtaaatatttgtaaatgtgCTCAGATGTAAACACGTTTCTTTGGAGAGAGTAGCAAACCTGCCTAGTACGTGCACTCGAATTCTAGGACCATTATTATATAGATcttgatattattgtaactacACTTTTATTTCTCTGATAGCAGTTCCTTAGAACAGGCTTATTAACACTAAATTAACTCCTATGAGTTTAACAGCTGTCTCTAAACCTCGCTCGATACAGGTTTATCAAAACAACTCCAATAAGTTTAACAGCTGACTCTTAACCTGGACACAggtttatcaaaataatgtagTTAGTTTATAGCAGCATTTCTCAAGAATCTTTACACATGtttatcaacatcaaaataactTGGTGAGGTCAGTCGACTTGGTAAAGCATTACAATAATCTTTGACATGAACAGAGAGTGAGATTCATAGTCACTGACAAATATGTAATACAGGccttacattatacatatttgatctgggttttttttgtttgtttgttgttgttttttttcagtgaCCAAAGAAAGTTTCCCATGAAGAATTAATTAAGTTTGAAGAGTATATAAGATATCGCAAATTTGTTAACCAACTTCTCAAAAATTGTCCATTATTACACAATATGAACATCATTTACGTATAAAACTGACTAGATATATTCAATACAACACCACATCCTCAAATCCAAGTATTATAAATATACCTTTACAAGGACACACAAAATCGCTAACTTGATATGATGTACCATTGGATGCTGCAAAGTCAAAGACGTATCAATTAGCCATTGGatcaatatcaaacaaaccCGACTAATCATTTGACTGATATCTGTCACCTGACCAGTGATTTGATCATGATTATTACATGGCTACAGGGGAGTGACATGGTGTATATCCAGAACCCTTGGACTTTGAAGATGCAGTATTGGTGACACTATCCAGTGTTTACATAGCACTGTCTTCTCTCCAgccaaacaataaaaaataatctaGTACTATTGCTGTTTATTAACTATATTAATACTGACAGTTATCTGTAACACATAAATGCTTCACATAAATTGTGAAAAGCTGTAGTGAATTCAAAATAATGTATGCTACACTTTAATTGTCTTCTCACCTTGGCTATGCAGTCTAATAAACTGAAGACAATACTTCATTAACTACTCAAACAATGAAAATTTTCCTTCACAAATATTCTTTTAAATTCCAACACCAACAAATACTGTTCTCTTTAGTTTGACATGTCTATAAAATACACAACTGCACACAAATATAAATGCAAAGCTATGGCAAATGGAGTTAAAAGTAAACAAGAGCCTTCAAGACCTTGCAGGACCAAGTAGGTCTTTGTCAGAATCCGGTTACAGTTCTTCATACAGGCTTGTAGACAGAGAGCAGGTGAGCCCAGTACCATCGGGTTCCACATTCAGCTTCTCAATCTTCCCGTCATTCACAACCATAGCAAACCTGTAAAATAGATTACACTTCAATAACACAGGTTTATGTACATGATATTGATGACAATACACAAGAATGACTACCTGTAAGTAAAACAACAGATTACCTGTATGCAATACATATTACCTGTAAGTAAAACAACAGATTACCTGTAAGTAAAACAACAGACTAACtgtaagtaaaacaatacattatctgtgaGTACAACAACACATTACCTGtgagtataacaatacattaccTGTGAGTAAAACAATTAATACACTACAGTGTGCCTGTGAGTAAAAGCATACTGTTAGTAAAGTCATCGCTGTTAAATGTCCCCGACAATTTCTTGGTAATGTGAAGATTTTGTATTTCAGTGATAATTGGACTAAGGAGGAATAACTCTTGTGGACATCAGCAATAACAGCTACCTCCTTTTATAGGTAATGTTTGTATGTTTTCAATATGAATGTTTTAACATAGTCAGCACCGAGACATTCCATTTATCTGGTTTATCTGGAGTCGTTTCCATCAAAATTATTgtcaaatcagcaaaaatgATCAAGTAACCACAATAATTGGTGCAAGCTTAATTCAGAAAATGGTGAAAAGTACAGCTTTATTCAATACATAccaattttatttcaaaatatttgaatttcacttACAGcatttacaaatcatgatcTGAACTTAAACTGTCCTTTCAAAGAGTGAATATCATTCCATTCTGGTGACTGGGATACAAAGGTGTAAAATAAGTCACTCAGATACAAAGGTATAAACAAAGTCATATCTAGGATTTATGACTCAAAATTACCAGAAAGTCGATGTGTTCTTGCAACCTTAGTCTCAATATTTAATACCTGATACCCAAAATTAAAGTAGAGGGAACCCTGGGAATGATCTATTCTGTTCAATACTAATGAggaacaataaaaacaaatacagtACAACTCGGTTAAGTCAAAATCAACGGGGccaagcaaaatattttatttatccaAGCCGCCCGGTATTTctaaatccctcaaggaatgaagtgACTAAGATGCTGACAAACTCtggtattatctatatacataaaaaCTGGAAAGAGAAGAAACCAATAGTTTGCCAGGTTACACCAGTAGGGaactaatgaaatatcaaaatcaaaaatggGCAGCAATCAATTTCATCTAATATTGCAAGAAtcaaatccaaaatggctgccttgCAGCCATCTTGTTTTTCTAGTCAGTCCCAAACAATATATGCCCAACAACTAGGGACATAGGAGTGCCTATAATATATGCAACTGGAGAAGTCTTTCATTGTTTTATGAGGAATAGTGATAAAAAACTTTAATAGTCAAAACATGgaaaatctagaaaaaaatgtacactCCAATTCCAGTGACATGATCAAGGCAATGAATGACCCTATCTATAACTGTCACATGTACACTCCAGTGTCTGTGATACCAGGCTATGAATGACCATATCTACAACTGTCACATAACCCTATGTACAACTGTCACATGACCCTATGTACAACTGTCACATGACTCTATTTACGACTGTCACATAACCCTATGTACAACTGTCACATGACCATATGTACAACTGTCACATGACCCTATGTACAACTGTCACATGACTCTATTTACAACTGTCACATACCCCTATGTACAACTGTCACATGACCATATGTACAACTGTCACATAACCCTAAGTACAACTGTCACATAACCCTATGTACAACTGTCACATAACCCTATGTACAACTGTCACATGACCATATGTACAACTGTCACATGACCCTATCTACAACTGTCACATAACCCTATGTACAACTGTCACATGACTCTATGTACAACTGTCACATGACCCTATCTACAACTGTCACATAACCCTATGTACAACTGTCACATGACTCTATGTACAACTGTCACATGACCCTATCTATAACTGTCACATGACCCTATCTATAACTGTCATATAACCCTATGTACAACTGTCGCATGACCCTATGTACAACTGTCGCATGACCCTATCTATAACTGTCACATGACCTTATCTATAACTGTCACGTGACCCTATCTATAACTGTCACATGACCCTATCTATAACTGTCACATGACcctgtctataactgtcacATGACCCTATGTACAACTGTCACATGACCCTATCTACAACTGTCACATGACCCTATGTACAACTGTCACATGACCCTATGTACAACTGTCACATGACCCTATCTACAACTGTCACATGACCCTATCTACAACTGTCACATAACCCTATGTACAACTGTCACATGACCCTATGTACAACTGTCACATGACCCTATGTACAACTGTCACATGACCCTATCTATAACTGTCACATGACCCTATCTATAACTGTCACATGTACACTCCATTGTCTGTGACATCAGGTCATAAATGATCCTCGCTAAGACTGCCAGAGTTTATAGGACACTTACCTCTTACATCTAGCATTACCCAGTATAGCTGCTGCGTCCAAGGTTAGACCCAGTTTCTGCAAACAAACAAGTGacatacaattatttttttacaaacaaaagaattagttttaatacatcatttaGACAGCTGTGTATTTAACCACTTAAACAAGAGGCTTTATTGGCTTGTCCTATTGGCCTGTACAACTGATCTGATATGCAGCTGTGATGTGAACTCTTTGTTAAAAGAATAATACATGTGGGTGCTGAACCCAAACTCATCAGCTTTCTTTTCAGTAACtgacatatattatgtataatattgtaaCCTTGGCATTTTGCTATTTCAGAAAAAATCCTTGTAGGCAAgtcaaatattttcatttgaaaaagaTTGGCGAACCTTCATTCCTTCATACATCTTGCTTAACACGATGAACCTTGAcctcttgcttattgagaaaATTCaatcctgtgaccttgaaagaaggtcaaggtctttGAACTAAACAATTTTAGCCCTTCATTCCATTATGCTAATAGCCCACTATCATGACCCTAGGCCTTTTGCTTAATGCGcataaataattacaatgtttgaatatatttaaCTCTTGTGactttgaaagtaggtcaagatcatttaCTTGAATTAAATTGCTAACCAAAAGAGCAGaaatcattaaaacattttaacacaTCTGAGCCATGTGATCTTGAAATTTTAaataggtcaagatcattcatttgaacaaacatggttCCCCATCATCTCAGTATGCACAGCTCCAGCAGGAGAGTTAAAACAGATAAGTTCACCTGAACAACAACAGTGTTTTACTGTCAGGTAATCCTTTTgttaatgtaaatgtataaaacaCTTACATTTGTGAAGTCTCCACATGTATCTGCTAACATCCTGACCTAGAAAAAAGGAAATATTCATAATGTAAGATACACATAAATAACAAAAGGAGTCATGATATCGTCAACTAAGCCTCAAAAGTAGCAAGTAACGCCTCTGGGATCCTTTATCTTATTATACATCTGAACCTTACAACACATTCTTGAGAATATCTTGGTGTTGGTTTATCCTTCATATATCACTAAGATATGGAATCAAGAGCGTAAATGACCAAACAACATTTATCAAGGGTACAGTACTTATAATGTAATCAACACCTAGTGCAAATCCGACACCCCTAATCCTAAATCCAGCAAGCCAAGCCATATCCTACTGGGTTTCTTACCTTGCCTGCCGCCTTTTGATTTTCACCCCAGGCTTGCATGACAAAAGGATCGTTAACAGACACACAGGTCACAGATGATATACCCTTGGCCTTCAATTTCTCAGAATCCTCAACATAGCCAGGCAGATGAGtctgaaataatttgtttattacacattCATATTTTGACATCTCTAAAACACTGCACTTTTAATACACAAATTTCAATTTAAGATCACTAAAGGATGGCTGAACGAAGTAAAGAATTTTGATTGAGTGAATGAAAGAATTTGTGATTACTTTGGAACAGCCAGGTGTGAAGGCCCCAGGTACGCCGAAAATGATGTGTTTGCCTTTCGTGAATGCATCCTTGGTGTTAACCTTGTTGTCTGGGGTATCCTCAAACAGATCCACTTCAGGGAGACTGTCACCTACCTAGAAACAGAGAAAACTGAATTATTACATTGTTACCTAGCAACAGAGAAAATTGAATTATTACATTGTTACCTAGCAACAGAGAAAACTGAATTATAACACTGTTACATGGTAACAGAGAAAATGATACCTAACAGGTAAACAGTATCCTGAGGGGAACACAACAGGACCCCATGAACATAGCACAAGACCACTTCCATTTTAAGCAAAATAAGCCAACCAAAGTCCTAATGATACTACCgttatacattatattgaaCATTTTTCAGTAAGAGCTGGTGTTATCAAATTCTTGTTCAGACCtgagattatttttttatgggGTTATCAGTACCAGTTCAGAGTACAGTTGGACATGATGTACTTTAGTTTTATATCAAGATTCTTTCCCAGCAGAACGAGAGTTCTAGTAATTGTTGTGGTGTAATAATCTGTATGACCTACATTATAACTCTTCCCACACTTAAAGGCAATCAAAAATATAGCTGCTTCCGGTTATGCTTACATACAAGGGTCCTACAACATGTATCGAAACCAGCATCatttactttgaaatttcataatttgtgtaaagtaaaatgatttaaaaaccAAGCTGTTACTTGGAAAATGGCTTTTCAAAACAACTGGTTTTATCCTTCTACCTTTAATTAGTCATACATGTCAAGGTCAATAGTTTTAACAAGGTCAGTTCTAAGTCCCTTCGCAAACTTTTCAGTACTATGACATTATATTGGTGGAAGGCTACTGGCAACTACCACCCTGGTGTTGTCTTTAGATCTCACCAACAGAAATCAACAGATTCTGTCAGTGTGACCTGTTAAGTCTTCAATATAATGACCAAGATCATAATTAACATCCTTACAGTATACAGGATAATTGTTGTCTGTAGTGAAATTCTCATCAAAGAGAAGTTTGCAGAGTTTTATTATACAAAGGCTAAATAATCCTGTGGTTGTAACCGAGTGTACAATTTCAGGTATTCAGAATCCTTGAGGCAAAACCTAGGAATGTGTCTTTACATTGAAATCTAAGGTATTGTATTTCTGACTGTAAACCAGTGGGGCGTTACGAACAAACTACAATGACTGGGTCCCACACAGATATATGAATGTCATATGGTCTTTGATTATCATGTGTAAAAATCATGCTCAGTTTTCTGGGAAAAGACTCGGGTTGAACAggtgaataaaaaaaaaacttacagtaatatattttcactgacattattgTAATTGTCAAGATTTTGATGACAATTTTAAGCTGAATGAAAGTCAAGACTACTGATTGTGCATCAATGATATTCCAGAAGCCAAAGGACTGACCTAAAATTGATAGCTAATTAAATGCATGAATTGGGAAGTGACCACAGGTGTAATTTGACCTTTACACAAATATGATCAGTGCTTGACCTGAAAAGACAAGACAGACATTTTCATTGTCCTTATGATAGTTCAAAAACAATCTTCAAATGacaaataaatacaatacattgaTTTCTCTTTTCTGAATGAAAGATACGGAAGTGTTCCGGAAATTGTGATTTATGTACCCACATGTATGTCTACACGAGAATGCTACAGATGGTTGATCCTCTATCGCCTGCTACGACCACATGCAATGACCTTGTGGTCTTCGTTGACATCTTGCCTCATGCTTACCAGGTGCATACGTGCAGCTATGAGTTCACATGAGGAACAATATATTGATTGTACACGGATCAATGTAATAATAATCCCTGTAAAATTGCATGTAGGATTGTACTTGAGACCTGAGATCCCAAActtattactgtctgtaccgtcTCAATCCGTAacatcccaaacatattactgtctgtaccgtcacatcccaaacatattactgtctgtaccgtcacatcccaaacatattactgtctgtaccatCTCAATCCGTtacatcccaaacatattactgtctgtaccgttacatcccaaacatattactgtctgtaccgtcTCAATCCGTcacatcccaaacatattactgtctgtaccgtcacatcccaaacatattactgtctgtaccgtcTCAATCCGTAacatcccaaacatattactgtctgtaccgtcTCAATCCGTAacatcccaaacatattactgtctgtaccatCTCAATCCGTtacatcccaaacatattactgtctgtaccgttacatcccaaacatattactgtctgtaccgtcTCAATCCGTcacatcccaaacatattactgtctgtaccgtcacatcccaaacatattactgtctgtaccgtcTCAATCCGTAacatcccaaacatattactgtctgtaccgtcTCAATCCGTAacatcccaaacatattactgtctgtaccgtcacatcccaaacatattactgtctgtaccgtcTCAATCCGTAacatcccaaacatattactgtctgtaccgtcacatcccaaacatattactgtctgtaccgttacatcccaaacatattactgtctgtaccgttacatcccaaacatattactgtctgtaccgtcacatcccaaacatattactgtctgtaccatCTCAATCTGTtacatcccaaacatattactgtctgtaccgttacatcccaaacatattactgtctgtaccgtcacatcccaaacatattactgtctgtaccgtcacatcccaaacatattactgtctgtaccgtcTCAATCCGTAacatcccaaacatattactgtctgtaccgtcacatcccaaacatattactgtctgtaccgtcACATCccaaatatatattactgtctgtaccatCTCAATCCGTtacatcccaaacatattactgtctgtaccgttacatcccaaacatattactgtctgtaccgtcTCAATCCGTcacatcccaaacatattactgtctgtaccgtcacatcccaaacatattactgtctgtaccgttacatcccaaacatattactgtctgtaccggCTCAATCCGTtacatcccaaacatattactgtctgtaccgtcacatcccaaacatattactgtctgtaccatCTCAATCCGTtacatcccaaacatattactgtctgtaccgtcacgtcccaaacatattactgtctgtaccatCTCAATCTGTtacatcccaaacatattactgtctgtaccgtcacgtcccaaacatattactgtctgtaccgtcacatcccaaacatattactgtctgtaccatCTCAATCCGTtacatcccaaacatattactgtctgtaccgtcacatcccaaacatattactgtctcTACAGTCTCAATCTGTAACgtcccaaacatattactgtctgtaccgttacatcccaaacatattactgtctgtaccgttacatcccaaacatattactgtctgtaccgttacatcccaaacatattactgtctgtaccatcacatcccaaacatattactgtctgtaccgttacatcccaaacatattactgtctgtaccatcacatcccaaacatattactgtctgtaccgtcacatcccaaacatattactgtctgtaccgtcTCAATCTGTcacatcccaaacatattactgtctgtaccgtTACATCCCAAACATATAATTAGGGATCA harbors:
- the LOC117319777 gene encoding peroxiredoxin-5, mitochondrial-like (The sequence of the model RefSeq protein was modified relative to this genomic sequence to represent the inferred CDS: added 96 bases not found in genome assembly) encodes the protein MSVACLRVRAVCRAVVHGRYFSRTSAVNMSAKVGDSLPEVDLFEDTPDNKVNTKDAFTKGKHIIFGVPGAFTPGCSKTHLPGYVEDSEKLKAKGISSVTCVSVNDPFVMQAWGENQKAAGKVRMLADTCGDFTNKLGLTLDAAAILGNARCKRFAMVVNDGKIEKLNVEPDGTGLTCSLSTSLYEEL